From Anomalospiza imberbis isolate Cuckoo-Finch-1a 21T00152 chromosome 22, ASM3175350v1, whole genome shotgun sequence, a single genomic window includes:
- the WNT9B gene encoding protein Wnt-9b yields the protein MCSHTHLFSCFFPSSLTGKEALTHFPSLGAPGGSGPGKGHVKQCELLQLSRKQKRLCRREPGLAETLRDAIRLGILECQFQFRSERWNCSLEGRPSLLKRGFKETAFLYAVSSAALTHSLARACSAGRMERCTCDDSPGLENRKAWQWGVCGDNLKYSTKFLKKFLGQKRIGKDLRAKVDIHNTNVGIKAVKNGLKTTCKCHGVSGSCAVRTCWKQLSPFHEIGRLLKLRYDDAVKVFSTSNDAVGHSELAGPHRHGHSAKQPALPRPTDLVYVEDSPSFCRPSKYSLGTAGRTCSREGNCDSMCCGRGYNTQSRLVTFSCHCQVQWCCYVECQQCMQEEVVYSCKQ from the exons ATGTGCTCCCATACTCACCTCTTCTCCTGCTTCTTTCCTTCCAGCCTGACCGGGAAAGAAGCCCTGACCCACTTCCCATCGCTGGGCGCCCCGGGGGGCTCTGGCCCGGGCAAGGGGCACGTGAAGCAGTGcgagctgctccagctgtccCGCAAGCAGAAGCGGCTGTGCCGGAGGGAGCCGGGGCTGGCGGAGACGCTGCGGGACGCGATCCGCCTGGGGATCCTCGAGTGCCAGTTCCAGTTCCGCAGCGAGCGCTGGAACTGCAGCCTGGAGGGCCGGCCCAGCCTGCTCAAGAGAG GTTTTAAGGAAACAGCCTTCCTGTACGCCGTGTCCTCGGCCGCCCTGACGCACTCGCTGGCGCGGGCGTGCAGCGCGGGGCGCATGGAGCGCTGCACCTGCGACGACTCCCCGGGCCTGGAGAACCGCAAGGCCTGGCAGTGGGGCGTCTGCGGGGACAACCTCAAGTACAGCACCAAGTTCCTGAAAAAGTTCCTGGGGCAGAAGAGGATCGGCAAAGACCTGCGTGCCAAGGTGGACATCCATAACACCAACGTGGGCATCAAG GCAGTAAAGAATGGCCTCAAAACCACCTGCAAGTGCCATGGCGTGTCCGGCTCCTGCGCGGTGAGGACGTGCTGGAAGCAGCTCTCGCCTTTCCACGAGATCGGGCGGCTCCTGAAGCTGCGCTACGATGACGCCGTCAAGGTCTTCAGCACCAGCAACGATGCCGTGGGACACTCGGAGCTGGCGGGGCCGCACAGACATGGCCACTCGGCTAAGCAGcccgccctgccccgccccACGGACCTGGTGTACGTGGAGGACTCGCCCAGCTTCTGCCGGCCCAGCAAATACTccctgggcaccgcgggcaggacctgctcccgCGAGGGCAACTGCGACAGCATGTGCTGCGGCCGGGGCTACAACACCCAGAGCCGCCTGGTCACCTTCTCGTGCCACTGCCAGGTGCAGTGGTGCTGCTACGTGGAGTGCCAGCAGTGCATGCAGGAGGAGGTGGTTTACAGCTGCAAGCAGTAG